The Lolium rigidum isolate FL_2022 chromosome 1, APGP_CSIRO_Lrig_0.1, whole genome shotgun sequence region GGAGTGCCTCATCCGGGTGGGCTTCGACCAGCTGCCGACGGTGCGGCGCATCTCGCGGCAGTGGAAGGAGGAGGTCGAGTCGCCGGATTACAGCCGCCTGCGCCGCGCGGAGGGGCTGGCGCGCCCCGTGATCGCCATGGTCCAGGCGCAGCCCGAGCATGTCGTCGAACCGGGACCGGCGCAGAAGCACTCGTCCGcgtcgtcggcggtcaacggcggCCCGGCGAACAACTACAGGATGGTGCTGCTGGACCCGGTTGAGGGGCGGTGGGCCTCGCTCCCGGTGCTGCCTGGCCCGACGGGCAGCCTTCCTCTGTTCTGCCAGGTGGCCGCGGTGGACGGCGGGCAGGGGAGGAAGCGGCTGGTTGTCGTCGGCGGATGGGACCCGGAGTCGTGGGCGCCGACTGACTCGGTGTACGTGTACGACTTCCTTACTGGCgcgtggcggcgcggcgcgcCCATGCCCGGCCCGCGCCGGTCGTTCTTTGCAACCGCGGCCGTCGGCGGGACCGTGTACGTGGCCGGCGGGCACGACGAGGAGAAGAACGCGCCGCGTTCGGCGCTGGCGTACGACCCGGAATCCGACGCGTGGACCGCGCTCCCGGACATGGCGGGGGAGCGTGACGAGCCGCGCGGGCTCTGCATCGGCGGCAAGTTCCtggtcgtcggcgggtacccgacgCCGGCGCAGGGACGTTTCGCCGGCTCCGCCGAGGCGTTCGACCCGGCGACGGGGGACTGGGCTCCTGTCGGAGAGGCTCTGCTCGAGGACGGCGCTTGCCCGAGAACGTGCTGCGTGGCGCCGGGAGCCGAGCGCGTGTACATGATCCGCGACGGGAACCTGGTGGCGCGCGACGGCGGAGCGTCTGCAGCATGGCGCACGGTGGCGTCCGTGCCGGAGGACGCCCGCACCGCGTCCACCGTCTCCGCCATCCCCGACGGCCGCGTGGTGGTCATCGGCTCCGGGTGCCATGGGGGGGAACAGACCGTGTACATGCTGCGCGACGAGGCCGGCAAGCCTACATCCTGGGCgcgcgcgccggcgccgccggagtTCTCCGGGCACGTGCAGGCCGCCTGCTTCCTGGAGATCTGATTACCGAGCTGTGTACAGAGCAATTTATAGTGTGTATATAGAGgtgtattagggcatctccaaccgggcgacccatcccgcgcccgcgcgtccggatgggtcgaaacggacaaaaacgcggcccagcgcgcggacccatccctaaaacggatgcccgcggcgctcggaacgacgcaaacccggcccaaatcttggccgggtttgcgtagccgcggacgcgaaaggctggtcgctcgcgtcctcccctgtcCGCCCCGGCCCGCCTGTCTCGCCACCGAAAACACAAGGCCGCCGCACGCATCTCCCCacgcccgctccgccgccacccacggaccggcgatttcggagcgcgtcgacgccggccatcgtcgtcgagacgccggcaagcgggcggaagcataggtcgaggtcccgcgctgctttcgccgcgtcgtagcgcagtcggaggacgccggcgcggcgttgttgtcctctcaccgtcgcgacacctcccgccgttcgcagctgcgccgtttccgccggaggtgagccctcctgcaccgtgtttccagaccgcaagtcggctgagacggccatggctgcgggtccctagagaagcatttggatcgcctccgcctgcgaggtgttcgttcaaaagctcgaactaatatgtgtcccttttcggatcatggtggacagcgacgacgagtactacttcaagaacttcatcgacacgtcgtcggaagaggagtccgacgacgaatttttcacggatcgttgcggtgctcatccacgagcacattgtctcgcggatccccgtgttccggggtcgttgccggggcgcgcggccgccttggaccgcaaaagagaacgcggccacgaccagctctacaacgactacttccaacccaatccattgttcgtgccgcacttgtttcgccgtcgttttcggatgaacaggccgctgttccgccggataatggatggcgtcaagatctacgacgactactattttatatattttttctataatttattttgcgtttttctagtgattttacaagaaaaacataccatggggcgccgcgacccaaatctggcgcgttgggcgcagcgcgcgacccaaacggacgcgcggacgcggggcaccgtccgcgcgtccgctcgggcacgcaaacggcccaaaacggacggcccagcgcgtccgtttgggtcgcccggttggagatgcccttacgcatCGATGCGCATGCGCGTCTGCGAGCGCCCGCATTCTGCTCCGGCTTGCATGTCTCAAGCTTCCATAGCGACCTTGTAAAGTTGTAAAGGAATTTTGCATACGATTCCGCCTCTATTTCTCGATTTTGTTTTGCCACAAGAGGTGCTGATCGCCGATGAGAATAGGAAGTGGCTGGAAAGTGGATGGACCTTGTAGAAGCTCTCGCTGGAAAAGGCAAGCTGTTTTGCTCTCTGTTCCGGGAAGAAACAATTCAGAGAGCgaagtgttcggaagcttcggcaaCGGCTTATTCTGAAATTTACGGTCACCCAAGGTCACCCAGTGGGACGTGTATGTGCCgcttgttaagcttcatgcactagtcacttgaaccaaaagttcgaactgatggaaagggctaggtaatccacatatacatttcacaacacccccactcacgTGTGACGGAAGAAgaaaaagtcaacacgtgaaagaagaagagcacaccgaagcaGGGCATCAGCGGTTGCTAAAGAGGAggacaacaacaatttttagactTAAttacgaaaaccatgtgaaagccaggatttgaactcaagacctggggctttgataccatgttaagctttatGCACTagtcacttgaaccaaaagtccgaactgatggaaagggctaggtaatccacatatacatttcacaacaccgctgccatcttatCTCTGTCTTCAGGACAGCTTCCTCGACCGAGATGGGCGGGGTGGTGCTGCCATCTTATCTCTGGTCTTCAGCTCGACAGCTTCCTCGACCGAGATGAGCGGGGTGGCAGGCGGCTGCATGATACTCTTGCAAGCCTCCACCAAAAAAGTTGCGCTATCTTGAATATCACGGATCATTGTTAATGGAATGCTTTTTTCGAAAAAGCTCTCATAGATCCGAGACAGACGCGAAAGCTCAATTTTTATATCCTCAACCGCCATTTTGATTATGCCACGCCACAGCCAGAATCCTGCGAAAGCTAGCAAATCTAATTAAGTCCAATCTTTTCTAGATTTTACTACTCCGTACCTTTACTTCAAAGATTAAGGCTTATGCATCCTCTGATCAAAATTAATTCAGTCCACTTTTTGTCTACATACACATGCATGTACTCTAGAAACTAAACTACAGTAGATACATCATACAAATCTAGATAAAGTTGGTTCAATTAatatgggtcggagggagtattatttttagaaaatcaaactatgtaaaatttgatcaagtttttacaaaaaatcattaacatgcaaaatgcaAAATTAATATcactagatagataatgaaatatatttttatatgctatctagaaaatatcatatttattgatagattttctagaagtttggtcaaactttacttggtttgacttttcaaaaaaacttAAGCTTTAAAATGGAGGTAGTATCGATTATCACGAGTAGTTGGGTGATATTGTTAATTTAAACGATAAATTATATCCTTTGTTTTACAAAACACCAACCTATGTACGAAGTATAGCAGCACTATCAGATGATAAGAGCCATGTAAGGATTGCAAACAATAGCTAAGAAAAAAGTTTTTATATGTGCCGTAACATTGGTGAGATAGTCCCGGGACAGTAGTTACATTTTAATGTTGCTAGAAGCCTAGTGAAAGGAAGGTAATTAGGCGACATGAAAGAACCTTGTGATAATGGTGCTCGAGCTTGGTCCCTTTCAGTGTTTGAAAATTTGGTGCCTCATCTTCTCCATTCACCAGAGAGATTGAGTATCTCCTCTACCTCATCTTTGCCCATAAGTTTGACCACTTCCTTTATCTTATCTTCTCTCCCGAGCTCGGCAGTCTTCTCGGTACAAAACGGTCCTCAATATCCTGCGAAGGAAAACATATTAATCCAAGTCCCAATTAATAAAGCATAAAAGGGTAAGACATGCGAGTCGAAGTAACCTTGTTATCCGGACTCTTGATCCTCTTATAGAGGGCAAAGGTGCGGACATCACTACACCTTTCTCTCCGGGCTCTCCCTTGGCAGACATGACGCAGAAGAATGCAGGGGGGATATGTGCTGGAACGAAGAACCTGAGCTGATGGCACCGCGCCTTCTTCCTCGAGCTCTCCCTTGGTAGATATGGAGCTGAAGGGTGCGGGGGAAGAAGCTCTGGAACGAAGAACCTGAGGCGATATCacttcaccttcttctccgagctctCCCTTGGCAGATGTGGCACGGAAGGGTGTGGAGAAAGAAGCGTTGAAACGAGGAACCAGAGCTGATGGCACCACACCTTGTTCTCCGAGCTCTCCCTTGGTAGACATGGCGCGGAAGGGTATGGGAGAAGAAGCGCTGGAACGAGGAACCTAAGCTGATTGCACCGAACCTTCTTCTCTGAGCTCTCTCGTGGCCAGAATAGTGTGAGCAGAAGAACAGGAACAACAAAGTTGGGTAGGTGAAAATGATAGTAAAAAGACTAGTTTAGTACAATAGTGCTAAAAATACCTACTACGACACCCCTTctcggtgtgtgtgtgtgggggggggggggtggtggcAGCAAAATCTATCAGCAAAAGGCCCACACGTCAGTGATAATGTGGTGTCTGTGCTAACAATTTAGATCATTGGTTTAAAATATTTATCATGTTTATGAGATGTAACCAAAATAAAAGGAAGGAACTTAAAAAATGAACTACCCAATCTTGGAAAGTTCAGAAATAATTGACTTTGGGTCTAAAGGTAATCATTTTTTCTTACATTTTAGCTAATTTGATGAAATTGGCAGACTTTTTCTTTGAAAATTAgctagttattgaaataatatgaCATACCTAAACTAAGAAAGTTTAACATAATTTAGAGAAGTAAATTAAGTATTACAAAATAAGTTGAAGGTTAAACTATTTAATCCTAGATTTTGACCTCCACGTAACGAGTAAATTACATAAAACTGTTTACGGGTCAGTACCTCTTCCAGGAGGAGAAGAACTGTGTCAGGCCGATACAGATACGAAAATATGAAATTTTGAAAAAGCGCCAAAAGAAGGAGTGCACTGTACTGGAGAGTTGGAACCGGGTGTATCTTGCTAGACTGCAGATGGTTGCTTTGCGAGCTACTGCTCCGAGTCACCACCGTCGGCTGGGTGCTCAATCTGGCATGGTGAATTTAGCTTCAGTGTGAAATATAGCAAGAGGTTCACAATGTAGTACATCCAAATATTTCAGAATGTGGGTCCCGTCATCTAGCTTTAACAACAAAGAAAACCAATAGGGAACTACCCTTACAGTAGGGAACTAGTTCTAAATGCCAAAAGTCAAATTTAGCATCGGAGCACCTGTTCCCTGTTTTTCTTGTTTTGAAACTACCTTCCAAAAACCTAAAAGAAAAATATGGAACAACTTTTGGCTACACGCCGTGGGTGCATGCCACCGATTTTAGGGAGATGGTACAAGTGTTTAGTGGCAGGTAGGCCCAACAATGCAAAACGTACAATATTGTTTAACGACTGGTGTTTATTTACTAAATAAATGGTTATTTGGAGCAGAAATTCCATCGGTGTACACAATATTTTCTCATAGCTGAGTTCCGGAGTAGATGCTTCCTCGTTCCTGCACTTCTTTTGTTTTATTGTTGTTATACATATTGTTGTTGATCTTCTGGTTTGGCCTTTCCTGCTCCTCATAGCTCCCGATCTTCTGTATTTTGCTCCATTTCACCATGATATTGCTATGTGGTGGTTTTGGTATGAACTAGATGAACTGTGTGGTTGTATGAATGAATTGAAAGTGTTGTTGGTGACTGTGACCTGGTGATGTCAATGGATTGCACTGGATGCTGTAATTTTTGATTTTATAGCAAGGTTGTTGCCTTGCTGTGTCGACACAACAGTTCATGACTGTGCTGTTAGTGTATTGAGCTGCTCTATGTGTGAGCAGCTTGGAAGTGAGGGGCTGAGTCATGTGGATGTGCTCGGCCAGGTCTGGTATTATCCCCTCTGGGTAATTTTCCTTAACCTCTAAGTGGTATTGCcactttttttgtttgtttcctttcttttcctcttggaggtgctcaagaTTCGGAGGATTCAGCCATGGAAAACCAAGATCAACATgctcctagttaggtttagtttagtTCTAGACTTGGAtaacattgtaattttcttatttgtTTATTAATTCATTTTGTATTGTAATAAAGGATATTGTAAATACAATGTATATTTGtttgaatatcaataaagctcattgTTTCCCTATTGCTTTTAATTGtaaattcttcttggagatgcagaggaggaggacCGCGTGGCAAGGCTTACCACACCGACgacgatgcagaggaggagggCCGTGTGTCAAAGGCGGCGGCGATGGCTATGGCTTAGGGCCACCTGGGCAAGGAGGAGGACCACGTGTCAGAGGCGGCGGCCATAGCTATGGCTTAGGGCCTCCTGggcaaggaggaggagaagagcagGAAGCACTAGGCGGCCGAGCTCAACGCCGCCTTGGTTCGTCGTGAGGACAAACGCCGTCGGGCTGCCGAGCGTAGGAtcgagcgccgccgccacgaAGAAGCCATCTGAGATGCACGGGGGCCATCAATGGGGACAGACTCGATGGCGGGAAGGAGTATACGTGTAGGGGGGGACATACTTGCGGCCTCATTATTATTTTCTATATTAGATGCGAGCTTCTTTTTTAACTAGCTGTTGAAATGTAATGAATCATTAACTAACATAATGTGTCACTTATAAGCCGGGCCCAACCGATGGGTGTCGCAGAC contains the following coding sequences:
- the LOC124683786 gene encoding F-box/kelch-repeat protein At1g80440-like, whose amino-acid sequence is MSSCFSATSMGDLIPGLPEEVARECLIRVGFDQLPTVRRISRQWKEEVESPDYSRLRRAEGLARPVIAMVQAQPEHVVEPGPAQKHSSASSAVNGGPANNYRMVLLDPVEGRWASLPVLPGPTGSLPLFCQVAAVDGGQGRKRLVVVGGWDPESWAPTDSVYVYDFLTGAWRRGAPMPGPRRSFFATAAVGGTVYVAGGHDEEKNAPRSALAYDPESDAWTALPDMAGERDEPRGLCIGGKFLVVGGYPTPAQGRFAGSAEAFDPATGDWAPVGEALLEDGACPRTCCVAPGAERVYMIRDGNLVARDGGASAAWRTVASVPEDARTASTVSAIPDGRVVVIGSGCHGGEQTVYMLRDEAGKPTSWARAPAPPEFSGHVQAACFLEI